One Acinetobacter pullicarnis genomic region harbors:
- a CDS encoding glutathione S-transferase has translation MITLHHLEQSRSFRIIWALEELGLDYQIQFYKRLATFAAPPELKKIHPLAKAPVLVDNDQSIAESAVILEYLQESYDLKQQFKPQDKADQQQYRYWMHYAEGSLMPLLVMTLVMDNVSKHVPLLIKPIAKKITGGVKAGFIQPRLKDHITFIEDYLATHDYFAGDFSFADIQMSFPLIAMQARAAGQYPNITAYIKRISQRPAFQQAEQKEKQLTA, from the coding sequence ATGATTACCTTGCATCATTTAGAGCAATCCCGTTCCTTTCGTATTATCTGGGCTTTAGAAGAACTTGGTCTTGATTATCAAATTCAGTTTTATAAGCGTTTAGCAACATTTGCGGCACCACCCGAATTAAAAAAAATTCATCCCTTGGCCAAAGCGCCAGTATTGGTCGATAACGATCAAAGCATTGCAGAATCAGCTGTAATTCTAGAATACTTACAAGAAAGCTATGATCTAAAGCAGCAATTTAAACCACAAGATAAAGCAGATCAGCAGCAATATCGCTACTGGATGCATTATGCTGAAGGCTCGCTTATGCCATTATTGGTAATGACGCTGGTGATGGATAATGTGTCTAAACATGTGCCATTACTTATTAAACCGATCGCGAAAAAGATTACTGGCGGTGTTAAAGCGGGTTTTATACAACCGCGTTTAAAAGATCATATTACGTTTATCGAAGATTATCTGGCGACGCATGATTATTTTGCAGGTGATTTTTCTTTTGCAGATATTCAAATGAGTTTTCCCTTAATTGCCATGCAAGCTAGGGCAGCAGGTCAATATCCCAATATCACGGCATATATTAAGCGAATTTCACAACGCCCTGCATTTCAACAGGCTGAACAAAAAGAAAAGCAATTGACAGCGTAG
- a CDS encoding YciI family protein, whose protein sequence is MQLAIVNYNLKVNNAMPYIIETWDKLDHQQQRQQRRAAHLKYLDHNMDLLLACGAKLDDDGQDLGGGIYIINTEDKQIATAFIQQDPFYLGGLFEKVAITRWRKAYFNGEYCL, encoded by the coding sequence ATGCAGCTTGCAATTGTTAATTACAACCTCAAAGTGAACAATGCCATGCCATATATTATTGAGACCTGGGATAAGTTAGATCATCAGCAACAAAGACAGCAACGCCGAGCAGCGCATTTAAAATATCTGGATCACAACATGGATTTACTCTTGGCTTGCGGTGCCAAACTCGATGATGACGGCCAAGATCTTGGTGGTGGGATTTATATTATCAACACAGAAGATAAGCAGATTGCCACAGCATTTATTCAACAAGACCCATTTTATCTTGGCGGGCTATTTGAAAAAGTAGCAATTACTCGTTGGAGAAAAGCCTATTTTAATGGTGAATATTGTTTATAG
- a CDS encoding OprD family outer membrane porin produces the protein MKQSVNLPLLVMGTFCLCITSIPTAQAEFIQDAKLNILAKNYYFNRNFRKGEYNAAGLNAHLIPADRKGYREEWAQGFIVNLDSGWTETPVQFAINSYALVALKLDSDGYRTETNNLEVDSNGRPKSATSEFGAALRAKYKKTEAVLGNQFPNNPIIGTNYSRLLPSTATGLSIKDSSFDKLNLHLGYFTQMSPVDSTRRLNYFNTDYNNGIKADAVSYIGASYKQDQLESSIYLSELEDVWMQYYLAAKYKFQMNSKSDFTLQTNNYLNRDTGRAKGGKISTGVASVMGSYKRAHHNFSLAYQQVLGDEPMDWIGFGNNGGIASIPNSVQFSTFTEANEKSVQAKYEIDFAPYGLDGLSFMTRYLYGWDIDNSQSHNTFYTKRYLYDPNIDNKHWERDVELRYKVKSGFAKDLDLRLRQATHRSSKGYRYGNIDEIRLILEYPFSF, from the coding sequence ATGAAGCAATCAGTAAATTTACCTTTACTGGTTATGGGGACTTTTTGTCTTTGCATAACCAGTATTCCGACCGCTCAGGCTGAATTTATTCAAGATGCAAAATTGAATATTTTAGCCAAAAACTATTATTTCAATCGTAATTTTCGTAAAGGTGAATATAATGCTGCTGGATTAAATGCCCATTTAATCCCTGCCGATCGCAAAGGCTATCGTGAAGAATGGGCACAAGGTTTTATTGTGAATTTAGATTCAGGCTGGACAGAAACACCGGTCCAATTTGCGATCAATAGCTATGCCTTGGTTGCCTTAAAACTAGACAGTGATGGTTATCGTACAGAGACCAACAATTTAGAAGTCGACTCAAATGGTCGCCCTAAATCAGCAACCAGTGAGTTTGGTGCTGCGCTGCGTGCTAAATATAAAAAGACCGAAGCGGTACTCGGTAATCAATTTCCAAACAACCCGATTATTGGAACCAATTATTCACGCTTGCTTCCTTCTACCGCTACAGGCTTATCAATTAAAGACAGTAGCTTTGACAAATTAAACCTACATTTGGGCTATTTCACCCAAATGAGTCCAGTCGATTCAACGCGACGATTAAACTATTTTAATACGGACTATAACAATGGGATTAAGGCAGATGCAGTCTCTTATATTGGCGCAAGCTATAAGCAAGATCAGTTAGAAAGTTCAATCTATCTGTCTGAGTTAGAAGATGTCTGGATGCAATATTATTTAGCAGCCAAATATAAGTTTCAAATGAACTCAAAATCCGATTTCACTTTACAGACCAATAACTATTTAAACCGAGATACAGGACGTGCCAAAGGTGGAAAAATCAGTACGGGTGTGGCCTCTGTTATGGGAAGCTATAAACGTGCTCATCATAATTTTAGCCTTGCCTATCAACAAGTCCTCGGTGATGAGCCTATGGACTGGATTGGTTTTGGGAACAATGGGGGGATTGCCAGCATCCCCAATAGCGTTCAGTTTTCAACTTTTACCGAAGCCAATGAAAAATCTGTTCAAGCCAAATATGAGATCGACTTTGCCCCCTACGGCTTAGATGGGCTGTCCTTTATGACACGTTATCTCTACGGTTGGGATATCGACAATAGTCAGAGCCACAATACCTTTTATACCAAACGCTATCTTTATGACCCCAATATCGACAATAAACATTGGGAGCGGGATGTTGAACTACGCTACAAAGTAAAATCAGGCTTTGCAAAAGATCTTGACCTGCGTCTACGTCAAGCAACTCACCGCTCTAGCAAGGGCTATCGCTATGGCAATATTGATGAAATCCGCCTGATTTTAGAATATCCCTTCTCTTTTTAA
- a CDS encoding MBL fold metallo-hydrolase, with the protein MIESRMIGEIKVTRIHEYAGPTHDPAFLFPTAAQSLLEQHKDLLAPHHWIPQMNKLIVSIQFWVVHAGTNIIVIDTGVGNFKERPDIPRMHQLNNLIVEWMIAAGAPPEKVTHVVITHLHSDHVGWNTVWKDNRWTPTFPNAKYYLPKEDFDFCHAGKNKEAGVIDVFGDSFFDSVMPVYNEGLVEFIQPFAEIADCLVVEPAPGHSPGQVTFRISSQGEEAIFCGDVFHSPLQIVQPEINSGYCIWPEIARKSRLECLERAVEREALLLPVHFGDPYCGYIRKQENGYTFEPSDRWNRV; encoded by the coding sequence ATGATTGAATCTAGAATGATTGGTGAAATAAAAGTTACCCGTATTCACGAATATGCGGGACCAACCCATGATCCGGCATTTTTATTTCCAACGGCAGCACAAAGTCTACTCGAACAGCACAAAGACCTGTTGGCACCGCACCATTGGATTCCTCAGATGAATAAACTGATCGTGAGTATTCAGTTTTGGGTCGTACATGCAGGAACCAATATTATTGTGATTGATACTGGCGTCGGCAATTTTAAAGAACGCCCTGATATTCCCCGCATGCATCAGTTAAATAACCTGATTGTAGAGTGGATGATTGCTGCTGGTGCGCCACCTGAAAAAGTAACCCATGTGGTGATTACTCATTTACATTCAGATCATGTCGGCTGGAATACGGTTTGGAAAGATAATCGCTGGACGCCCACCTTTCCAAATGCAAAATACTACCTTCCCAAAGAAGATTTTGATTTCTGCCATGCAGGCAAAAATAAAGAAGCTGGCGTGATTGATGTCTTTGGTGACTCCTTCTTTGACAGTGTCATGCCTGTATATAACGAAGGTTTAGTCGAGTTTATTCAACCCTTTGCTGAAATTGCAGACTGTCTAGTGGTTGAGCCTGCACCGGGGCATAGTCCGGGGCAAGTCACTTTCCGCATTTCCTCACAAGGTGAAGAGGCGATTTTCTGTGGTGATGTATTCCATAGCCCCTTGCAAATTGTGCAACCTGAAATCAACTCCGGTTACTGTATCTGGCCAGAGATCGCCCGCAAGTCTCGCCTTGAATGTCTAGAACGTGCGGTAGAACGCGAAGCACTGCTCCTACCTGTCCATTTTGGCGATCCCTATTGTGGCTATATTCGTAAACAAGAAAATGGCTATACCTTTGAACCATCAGACCGTTGGAATCGAGTTTAA
- a CDS encoding acetyl-CoA C-acetyltransferase translates to MHDAYIVSPLRTPIGKFGGALASLSASDLAVKVIQAVLEKTQLDAHTLDEVIIAQSYASSEAPCIGRYAALAAGLPIEVPGYSLDRRCGSGLQALINAAMTIQSGNAEAIMVVGVESMSNIEYYSTNMRWGNRAGNVTFFDRLARGRERSQPVERFGVISGMPETADNLARDYDIQREACDAFAVQSHQKAQQAWDSGKFDAEVIPVEVTTKKETKIIDRDEGIRAQSTREDLAKLKTILPNGVTTAGNSSQQNDAAAGCLIVSRTYLEKHNLQPIAKLVGWSSAGCDPSRMGIGPVPAVQKLLKKLEMKIQDIDLIEINEAFAAQALSVMKALDIQSTDNLNVNGSGISLGHPIGATGLRIMTTLVHEMQRRNARYGLETMCIGGGQGLAALFERV, encoded by the coding sequence ATGCACGATGCTTATATTGTCAGCCCACTACGTACCCCTATCGGCAAGTTTGGTGGTGCCCTTGCCTCACTGAGTGCCTCAGATCTTGCGGTAAAAGTAATACAGGCTGTACTTGAAAAAACCCAGCTTGATGCACATACACTCGATGAAGTGATCATTGCCCAATCCTATGCATCCAGTGAAGCGCCCTGCATTGGTCGTTATGCCGCTTTAGCAGCAGGATTACCGATCGAAGTGCCCGGTTATAGTCTGGATCGTCGTTGTGGTTCAGGCTTACAAGCACTGATTAATGCTGCGATGACCATTCAATCTGGCAATGCCGAAGCGATTATGGTGGTTGGCGTCGAAAGCATGAGTAATATCGAATATTACTCAACCAATATGCGTTGGGGCAATCGTGCAGGCAATGTCACTTTTTTTGATCGCCTTGCCCGTGGCCGTGAGCGCTCTCAGCCAGTTGAGCGCTTTGGTGTTATTTCGGGTATGCCTGAAACCGCAGACAATTTGGCACGCGACTACGACATTCAACGTGAAGCATGTGATGCCTTCGCAGTACAAAGCCACCAAAAAGCCCAGCAGGCATGGGACAGTGGCAAGTTTGATGCGGAAGTTATTCCAGTCGAGGTGACCACTAAAAAGGAAACTAAAATCATCGATAGAGATGAGGGAATTCGTGCCCAGAGTACACGAGAAGACTTGGCTAAACTCAAGACAATTTTACCGAATGGTGTCACCACTGCTGGTAACTCAAGCCAACAAAATGATGCGGCAGCAGGTTGCCTGATCGTAAGTCGTACCTATTTAGAAAAGCATAATCTACAACCAATCGCCAAATTGGTCGGTTGGAGTTCGGCAGGTTGTGATCCGAGTCGAATGGGGATCGGTCCAGTACCCGCGGTGCAGAAACTACTGAAAAAACTAGAAATGAAAATTCAAGATATCGATCTGATTGAAATCAATGAAGCCTTTGCAGCACAAGCCTTATCGGTAATGAAAGCGCTGGATATTCAAAGCACTGATAATCTCAATGTGAATGGCTCTGGCATTTCTTTAGGTCATCCCATTGGTGCCACGGGTTTGCGAATCATGACCACTCTTGTGCATGAAATGCAGCGCCGCAATGCACGTTATGGACTAGAAACCATGTGTATTGGTGGTGGCCAAGGTTTAGCAGCACTGTTTGAACGGGTTTGA